The Sphingomonas sp. So64.6b genome includes a region encoding these proteins:
- a CDS encoding thermonuclease family protein, whose translation MGHGRSEPSIASLAPRVMLASLALLITAATPPKQERIRYVTDGDTFRLESGERIRIADIDAPETRRGQAKCTAEIVLGQTASTRARALLNRRDVGLVRTGRSYNRTVARVTLSGRDLATELVRIGVARWWPRGTPKPDWCAMAPR comes from the coding sequence ATGGGGCACGGGCGAAGCGAGCCAAGCATAGCCAGTCTCGCGCCGCGCGTGATGCTCGCTTCGCTGGCGCTGCTGATCACTGCCGCGACCCCGCCCAAGCAGGAACGAATCCGCTATGTCACGGATGGCGATACTTTCCGGCTGGAGAGCGGTGAGCGTATCCGGATCGCCGATATCGACGCGCCGGAAACACGTCGAGGTCAGGCGAAATGCACAGCCGAGATCGTGCTCGGCCAGACCGCCTCGACCCGCGCCAGGGCGTTGCTCAATCGCCGCGATGTCGGGCTGGTTAGAACTGGCCGCAGCTATAATCGAACCGTCGCACGCGTCACGCTCAGCGGCCGTGACCTGGCGACCGAACTGGTCCGGATCGGCGTCGCGCGGTGGTGGCCGCGCGGCACGCCGAAACCCGATTGGTGCGCAATGGCGCCCCGCTGA
- a CDS encoding DUF736 domain-containing protein, which produces MPAIGYVTREGNGFKGELKTLSIRTDIMIVPNGQKTADTQPDYRVSAGGVEVGAGWVRRGEMSGKDYVSLSLAAPEFGPRRLYANLGRAAGQDDDDAFAIIWNPAD; this is translated from the coding sequence ATGCCCGCAATCGGTTATGTCACCCGCGAAGGAAACGGCTTCAAGGGCGAGCTCAAGACGCTGTCGATCCGCACCGACATCATGATCGTGCCCAATGGCCAGAAGACCGCCGACACCCAGCCCGACTATCGGGTCTCGGCCGGTGGGGTCGAGGTCGGGGCCGGCTGGGTGCGGCGCGGCGAAATGTCCGGCAAGGACTATGTGTCGCTCAGCCTCGCCGCGCCCGAATTCGGACCCCGGCGGCTCTATGCCAATCTCGGCCGCGCCGCCGGCCAGGACGATGACGATGCCTTCGCCATCATCTGGAATCCGGCCGACTGA
- a CDS encoding helix-turn-helix domain-containing protein, translating to MDDTDDTAVRARKARETCPFLTAKQTAFHLGLAATSLKGMRAEGRGPICRLHGRAWYYHIDDIEAWSNAHKKGGSHD from the coding sequence ATGGACGACACCGACGACACTGCGGTTCGCGCGCGCAAGGCGCGCGAAACCTGCCCGTTCCTCACCGCCAAGCAGACCGCGTTCCATCTCGGCCTCGCGGCAACCAGCCTGAAGGGCATGCGCGCCGAGGGGCGCGGCCCAATCTGTCGCCTGCATGGCCGTGCCTGGTATTATCATATCGACGATATCGAGGCTTGGTCAAACGCCCATAAAAAGGGTGGCAGCCATGACTGA
- a CDS encoding S26 family signal peptidase, whose translation MTERRDLPLLAWGEALRVARRRRQILRRRGLVLGAGCAVVLATAVLPPLPRLVWNASASAPIGLYRVGPGTPVVRGDMVIARTPLAARDLAARRHYIPSNVPLVKRVAGVAGDRVCAVGRMIFVNGRPLATRRATDSHGRSLPWWTGCRMLGDGTLFLLMAEAPDSFDGRYFGPTPAADVIGKAVMLWRR comes from the coding sequence ATGACTGAGCGCCGCGATTTGCCGCTGCTCGCCTGGGGCGAGGCCCTGCGTGTGGCGCGGCGCCGGCGCCAGATTCTGCGCCGCCGTGGCCTCGTGCTCGGCGCCGGGTGCGCCGTCGTGCTTGCCACCGCGGTGCTGCCGCCGCTGCCTCGGCTGGTGTGGAATGCCAGCGCCAGCGCGCCGATCGGCCTGTACCGGGTCGGGCCCGGTACACCCGTGGTTCGCGGCGACATGGTAATTGCGCGCACCCCGCTTGCCGCTCGCGACTTGGCAGCGCGCCGACACTATATCCCATCAAACGTGCCGCTGGTGAAGCGCGTGGCGGGGGTCGCCGGTGACCGGGTCTGCGCTGTCGGTCGGATGATTTTCGTCAACGGCCGACCCTTGGCAACACGGCGCGCGACGGACTCGCACGGGCGGTCGCTGCCCTGGTGGACCGGTTGCCGCATGCTCGGCGACGGCACGCTGTTCCTGCTGATGGCGGAAGCGCCGGACTCGTTCGACGGACGCTATTTCGGCCCGACGCCGGCAGCCGATGTGATCGGCAAGGCGGTGATGCTGTGGCGCCGCTGA